From the genome of Nicotiana sylvestris chromosome 2, ASM39365v2, whole genome shotgun sequence, one region includes:
- the LOC104234062 gene encoding uncharacterized protein: MRKLKAHEQKLLKKVDFLQWKREGGHREPNVMRRYHVTGRDDYKKYSGLCRMAQKLVNILKQMDPRDPYRIEMTDALLEKLYNMGVITTRKSLAVCENLSVSSFCRRRLSTILVRLKFAEHMKEAVTYIEQGHIRVGPDTVTDPAFLVTRNMEDFITWVDTSKIRRKVLEYNEKLDDYDAMN, translated from the exons ATGAGGAAGCTAAAAGCTCATGAACAGAAGCTCCTAAAGAAGGTGGACTTTCTACAATGGAAGAGAGAAGGAGGTCACAGAGAACCTAATGTCATGCGTCGCTACCACGTTACTGGCCGAGACGACTACAAAAA GTACTCGGGTTTATGCAGAATGGCGCAGAAGCTGGTAAATATACTGAAGCAGATGGACCCAAGAGATCCTTATCGGATTGAGATGACTGACGCCCTTCTAGAAAAACT GTATAACATGGGTGTAATAACTACGAGGAAAAGCTTAGCTGTGTGCGAGAACTTATCAGTTTCATCCTTCTGCCG GCGTAGGCTCTCCACTATCTTGGTGCGGCTGAAGTTTGCCGAGCACATGAAGGAAGCAGTGACTTATATAGAACAGGGTCATATTCGAGTTGGACCCGATACAGTTACTGATCCAGCATTTCTTGTGACAAGAAATATGGAGGACTTCATCACGTGGGTAGATACATCCAAGATTAGGAGAAAGGTCTTGGAGTACAACGAGAAGTTAGATGACTATGATGCAATGAATTGA